One part of the Solanum dulcamara chromosome 8, daSolDulc1.2, whole genome shotgun sequence genome encodes these proteins:
- the LOC129900946 gene encoding phospholipid:diacylglycerol acyltransferase 1-like, translating into MELIRRRKAPHQNEIPPLEVVDDDDDKKIKTKILTKQKWSCIDSCCWFVGYICTVWWILLFSYNAMPASFPQYVTEAINGPVADPPGIKLRNEGLKVKHPVVFVPGIVTCGLELWEGHQCAEGLFRKRLWGGTFGEVYKRPFCWAEHMSLDNESGLDPPGIRVRPVAGLVAADYFAPGYFVWAVLIANLARIGYEEKTMYMAAYDWRLSIQNTEVRDQTLSQIKSNIELMVTTNGGNKAVIVPHSMGAIYFLHFMKWVEAPAPMGGGGGPDWCAKHIKAVMNIGAPFLGVPKALAALFSAEARDVAIARSKASVVMDKDLFRIQTLPHLMKMLRTWDSTMSMIPKGGETIWGGLDWSPEEGYSPRKRKLRDKTSQMSSNQNNQPIETKGKHVNYGRMIAFGKDAAQKHSSDITRIDFRGAVKGTNIANNTCDVWTEYYDMGVAGIKAVEEYKVYTAGDILDLLHFVAPKMMARGGAHFSYGIAENLDDPMYSHYKYWSNPLETKLPNAPDMEIYSMYGVGIPTERAYVYGQTPIAQCHIPFQIETSADEGNEGCLKNGVFTVDGDETVPILSAGFMCAKGWRGKTRFNPSGIKNYIREYDHAPPANLFEGRGTQSGAHVDIMGNFALIEDIMRVAAGATGKDLGGDQVHSDIFKWSEKINLRL; encoded by the exons atggaattaatTAGAAGAAGAAAAGCACCTCatcaaaatgaaattcctccGCTTGAAGTAGTTGACGACGATGATGATAAGAAAATTAAGACGAAGATTTTAACGAAGCAGAAATGGTCATGTATCGATAGTTGTTGTTGGTTCGTGGGATACATTTGTACTGTCTGgtggattttattattttcgTACAATGCTATGCCAGCGTCGTTCCCACAGTACGTAACAGAGGCGATTAATGGGCCAGTAGCTGATCCTCCGGGGATCAAGCTACGAAATGAAGGGCTAAAGGTTAAACATCCAGTCGTTTTTGTACCTGGTATTGTTACTTGTGGCCTTGAGCTATGGGAGGGACATCAGTGTGCTGAAGGATTGTTTCGGAAGCGGCTATGGGGTGGCACTTTTGGAGAAGTGTATAAAAG ACCATTTTGTTGGGCGGAACACATGTCATTGGACAATGAATCTGGGTTGGATCCTCCGGGAATTCGGGTTAGACCAGTTGCTGGACTTGTTGCTGCAGATTACTTTGCACCAGGATATTTTGTATGGGCAGTTTTGATTGCTAATTTAGCGCGAATAGGATATGAGGAGAAAACGATGTATATGGCTGCATATGATTGGAGGCTTTCAATTCAGAATACTGAG GTGCGTGACCAGACGCTAAGCCAGATAAAAAGCAATATAGAACTGATGGTTACAACTAATGGAGGCAATAAGGCAGTAATTGTTCCACATTCTATGGGGGCTATTTACTTTTTGCATTTCATGAAGTGGGTGGAGGCACCAGCTCCAATGGGTGGTGGGGGTGGTCCTGATTGGTGTGCCAAACATATTAAAGCAGTGATGAATATTGGTGCGCCGTTTCTAGGTGTTCCTAAAGCATTAGCTGCACTTTTCTCAGCTGAAGCGCGAGATGTCGCCATTGCAAG GAGTAAAGCATCAGTTGTTATGGACAAGGATTTATTTCGTATTCAAACACTACCACATTTAATGAAGATGCTGCGGACTTGGGATTCAACCATGTCAATGATACCAAAGGGAGGAGAGACGATCTGGGGTGGTCTTGACTGGTCTCCAGAAGAAGGCTATTCTCCTCGCAAAAGAAAGTTAAGAGACAAGACTAGTCAGATGTCAAGCAATCAGAACAATCAACCTATAGAAACTAAAGGAAAACATGTTAATTATGGAAGGATGATAGCATTTGGAAAGGATGCAGCACAGAAACATTCATCAGATATTACGAGGATTGACTTCAGA GGTGCAGTGAAGGGAACTAATATTGCAAATAACACATGTGATGTGTGGACTGAGTACTATGACATGGGTGTTGCTGGTATAAAAGCTGTGGAAGAATATAAGGTCTATACAGCTGGAGATATCTTGGATTTACTCCACTTTGTTGCTCCAAAGATGATGGCTCGTGGAGGAGCTCATTTTTCATATGGGATAGCTGAAAATTTGGACGATCCAATGTATTCACACTACAAATACTGGTCAAATCCATTGGAAACAAA GTTACCTAATGCTCCTGACATGGAGATTTATTCAATGTATGGAGTTGGCATTCCAACTGAAAGAGCATATGTTTACGGGCAGACACCAATAGCACAATGTCATATTCCATTCCAGATTGAAACTTCAGCTGATGAAGGGAATGAAGGTTGTTTGAAGAATGGTGTTTTCACTGTTGATGGCGATGAGACAGTGCCTATTTTAAGTGCAGGCTTCATGTGTGCAAAAGGATGGCGTGGAAAAACCAGATTTAATCCTTCTGgaataaaaaattacataaggGAGTATGATCATGCTCCTCCCGCTAACCTTTTTGAGGGTCGTGGTACACAGAGTGGAGCCCATGTTGATATAATGGGAAATTTTGCTTTGATTGAAGATATTATGAGAGTTGCAGCTGGTGCAACAGGCAAAGACTTGGGAGGTGATCAAGTTCACTCGGATATCTTCAAGTGGTCTGAGAAGATTAATTTACGTCTTTAG
- the LOC129899091 gene encoding polyadenylate-binding protein-interacting protein 4-like isoform X1, whose product MQQPVQPRPSANGYDRRKVDREMGTKLENKVQSGKTTSRQFTGVGKGGAYQSLSRDRLVYLSTCLVGHQVEVQVMDGSVFSGILHATNPEKDFGIILKMAQLIKDSSEGMKNTSETFSKSPSKTLIIPGKEFVQVTAKGVPTTLDGFRTEFMLEQQQELLTDSCISQSRHIEVERELERWLPDDDAPECPELDNIFDGHWNRGWDQFQANETLFGVKSTFDEDLYTTKLERGPQMSELEKEALRIAREIEGEDTRDLHLAEERGIQLHENLEVDEETRFSAVVREVDDSGYDDCEDILLDSRNDETFQGISSAMGKSSTDMTRRKMNDGAQVSSRSSSMDEVQSSQLSTSRDVYQTCYDDHAKRSSAEVVAKDGSIINRGLKTLFSEHAGASCNKEDTRNQMIAEVAQTSVLEDSKFSSRMKMETSDGGRLSSDISALHVLPVDQDKITSSSREKFEGAVSSKIQGASQSANSRVRPSSSVLSASDGIGAASTSADNGLSRTSSVNSFSSEKSTLNPHAKEFKLNPNAKSFMVSQSPLRPASPMSDNSFYYPAGVATVPNMHGMPVGVGPSFSAHQPVMFNPQAPVPQQFFHPTGPQYGQQMMIGHPRQVVYMPSYPSEMRREY is encoded by the exons ATGCAGCAACCCGTGCAGCCAAGGCCTTCTGCCAATGGATATGACCGTCGTAAAGTTGATAGAGAAATGGGTACTAAGTTGGAGAATAAAGTGCAATCTGGAAAAACTACTTCTCGACAATTTACAGGTGTAG GTAAAGGGGGAGCATATCAAAGCCTGTCACGTGATCGACTAGTTTATTTAAGTACCTGTCTTGTTGGACATCAAGTGGAAGTACAAGTGATGGACGGATCAGTGTTTTCAGGGATACTTCATGCGACAAACCCTGAAAAAGATTTTG GTATCATTCTGAAAATGGCGCAGTTGATAAAAGATAGTTCTGAGGGGATGAAGAATACTTCTGAAACTTTTAGCAAGTCTCCATCAAAGACTTTGATAATACCGGGTAAAGAGTTTGTACAAGTTACAGCAAAG GGTGTGCCTACAACTTTAGATGGCTTCAGAACAGAATTCATGCTGGAACAGCAGCAGGAACTTTTGACAGATTCATGTATTTCACAATCTCGGCATATTGAGGTAGAGCGGGAGTTGGAACGCTGGCTACCTGATGATGATGCTCCTGAATGTCCTGAACTGGACAATATATTTGATGGCCATTGGAATAG GGGCTGGGATCAGTTTCAAGCCAATGAAACACTGTTTGGAGTAAAAAGCACATTTGATGAGGACCTTTATACGACAAAGCTTGAGAGAGGTCCTCAGATGAGTGAGTTGGAAAAAGAAGCTCTAAGAATAGCTAGAGAAATTGAGGGTGAGGATACACGTGATCTTCATCTAGCAGAG gAGAGAGGGATTCAACTTCATGAGAACCTAGAAGTTGACGAGGAAACCAGATTTTCTGCAGTTGTTAGAGAGGTTGATGATAGCGGCTATGATGACTGTGAGGACATATTATTGGATTCACGTAATGATGAGACATTTCAAGGTATATCTAGTGCTATGGGCAAGTCATCTACTGACATGACCAGAAGGAAGATGAATGATGGTGCACAAGTTTCATCAAGATCTTCCTCCATG GATGAAGTGCAATCTTCCCAGCTAAGTACCAGCAGGGATGTCTACCAGACTTGTTATGATGATCATGCGAAACGGTCATCAGCTGAAGTTGTCGCTAAAGATGGTTCTATCATAAACAG GGGACTCAAAACCCTGTTTAGTGAGCATGCTGGAGCAAGTTGCAATAAAGAGGATACGAGAAATCAAATG ATAGCTGAAGTTGCTCAAACGTCAGTATTGGAAG attcaaagttttcttcaagaATGAAAATGGAAACTTCTGATGGGGGTAGATTGTCTTCAGACATCTCTGCATTGCATGTTCTTCCAGTGGACCAGGATAAGATCACAAGTTCTTCTAGAGAGAAGTTTGAGGGTGCGGTGTCTTCCAAGATTCAAGGGGCTTCACAATCTGCTAATTCTCGTGTACGACCTAGTAGTTCTGTTCTATCCGCTTCTGATGGAATAGGTGCTGCCTCAACGTCAGCTGACAATGGATTATCACGAACCTCTTCTGTAAATTCATTTTCGTCAGAAAAATCCACATTGAATCCACATGCGAAG GAATTTAAACTAAATCCTAATGCAAAGAGTTTCATGGTGTCTCAATCACCTTTGAGACCCGCTTCTCCGATGTCTGATAATTCCTTCTATTATCCAGCTGGTGTGGCTACTGTTCCAAATATGCATGGGATGCCTGTTGGG GTTGGTCCATCATTTTCTGCACATCAGCCTGTTATGTTTAATCCACAGGCACCTGTACCACAACAATTTTTCCATCCAACTGGACCACAG TACGGACAGCAGATGATGATTGGTCACCCTCGGCAAGTAGTCTATATGCCGAGTTACCCCTCT GAAATGCGACGAGAGTACTAA
- the LOC129899091 gene encoding polyadenylate-binding protein-interacting protein 4-like isoform X2: MQQPVQPRPSANGYDRRKVDREMGTKLENKVQSGKTTSRQFTGKGGAYQSLSRDRLVYLSTCLVGHQVEVQVMDGSVFSGILHATNPEKDFGIILKMAQLIKDSSEGMKNTSETFSKSPSKTLIIPGKEFVQVTAKGVPTTLDGFRTEFMLEQQQELLTDSCISQSRHIEVERELERWLPDDDAPECPELDNIFDGHWNRGWDQFQANETLFGVKSTFDEDLYTTKLERGPQMSELEKEALRIAREIEGEDTRDLHLAEERGIQLHENLEVDEETRFSAVVREVDDSGYDDCEDILLDSRNDETFQGISSAMGKSSTDMTRRKMNDGAQVSSRSSSMDEVQSSQLSTSRDVYQTCYDDHAKRSSAEVVAKDGSIINRGLKTLFSEHAGASCNKEDTRNQMIAEVAQTSVLEDSKFSSRMKMETSDGGRLSSDISALHVLPVDQDKITSSSREKFEGAVSSKIQGASQSANSRVRPSSSVLSASDGIGAASTSADNGLSRTSSVNSFSSEKSTLNPHAKEFKLNPNAKSFMVSQSPLRPASPMSDNSFYYPAGVATVPNMHGMPVGVGPSFSAHQPVMFNPQAPVPQQFFHPTGPQYGQQMMIGHPRQVVYMPSYPSEMRREY, translated from the exons ATGCAGCAACCCGTGCAGCCAAGGCCTTCTGCCAATGGATATGACCGTCGTAAAGTTGATAGAGAAATGGGTACTAAGTTGGAGAATAAAGTGCAATCTGGAAAAACTACTTCTCGACAATTTACAG GTAAAGGGGGAGCATATCAAAGCCTGTCACGTGATCGACTAGTTTATTTAAGTACCTGTCTTGTTGGACATCAAGTGGAAGTACAAGTGATGGACGGATCAGTGTTTTCAGGGATACTTCATGCGACAAACCCTGAAAAAGATTTTG GTATCATTCTGAAAATGGCGCAGTTGATAAAAGATAGTTCTGAGGGGATGAAGAATACTTCTGAAACTTTTAGCAAGTCTCCATCAAAGACTTTGATAATACCGGGTAAAGAGTTTGTACAAGTTACAGCAAAG GGTGTGCCTACAACTTTAGATGGCTTCAGAACAGAATTCATGCTGGAACAGCAGCAGGAACTTTTGACAGATTCATGTATTTCACAATCTCGGCATATTGAGGTAGAGCGGGAGTTGGAACGCTGGCTACCTGATGATGATGCTCCTGAATGTCCTGAACTGGACAATATATTTGATGGCCATTGGAATAG GGGCTGGGATCAGTTTCAAGCCAATGAAACACTGTTTGGAGTAAAAAGCACATTTGATGAGGACCTTTATACGACAAAGCTTGAGAGAGGTCCTCAGATGAGTGAGTTGGAAAAAGAAGCTCTAAGAATAGCTAGAGAAATTGAGGGTGAGGATACACGTGATCTTCATCTAGCAGAG gAGAGAGGGATTCAACTTCATGAGAACCTAGAAGTTGACGAGGAAACCAGATTTTCTGCAGTTGTTAGAGAGGTTGATGATAGCGGCTATGATGACTGTGAGGACATATTATTGGATTCACGTAATGATGAGACATTTCAAGGTATATCTAGTGCTATGGGCAAGTCATCTACTGACATGACCAGAAGGAAGATGAATGATGGTGCACAAGTTTCATCAAGATCTTCCTCCATG GATGAAGTGCAATCTTCCCAGCTAAGTACCAGCAGGGATGTCTACCAGACTTGTTATGATGATCATGCGAAACGGTCATCAGCTGAAGTTGTCGCTAAAGATGGTTCTATCATAAACAG GGGACTCAAAACCCTGTTTAGTGAGCATGCTGGAGCAAGTTGCAATAAAGAGGATACGAGAAATCAAATG ATAGCTGAAGTTGCTCAAACGTCAGTATTGGAAG attcaaagttttcttcaagaATGAAAATGGAAACTTCTGATGGGGGTAGATTGTCTTCAGACATCTCTGCATTGCATGTTCTTCCAGTGGACCAGGATAAGATCACAAGTTCTTCTAGAGAGAAGTTTGAGGGTGCGGTGTCTTCCAAGATTCAAGGGGCTTCACAATCTGCTAATTCTCGTGTACGACCTAGTAGTTCTGTTCTATCCGCTTCTGATGGAATAGGTGCTGCCTCAACGTCAGCTGACAATGGATTATCACGAACCTCTTCTGTAAATTCATTTTCGTCAGAAAAATCCACATTGAATCCACATGCGAAG GAATTTAAACTAAATCCTAATGCAAAGAGTTTCATGGTGTCTCAATCACCTTTGAGACCCGCTTCTCCGATGTCTGATAATTCCTTCTATTATCCAGCTGGTGTGGCTACTGTTCCAAATATGCATGGGATGCCTGTTGGG GTTGGTCCATCATTTTCTGCACATCAGCCTGTTATGTTTAATCCACAGGCACCTGTACCACAACAATTTTTCCATCCAACTGGACCACAG TACGGACAGCAGATGATGATTGGTCACCCTCGGCAAGTAGTCTATATGCCGAGTTACCCCTCT GAAATGCGACGAGAGTACTAA